From the Brachybacterium sillae genome, the window CACATGCGCCACCGCGTCCGAGGACAGATCGGGCCACTCGTCGTAGATCGCGTCCAACACCCGGGCCAGGTCGGCCTCGTTCGGCCTGTCGGCCACCTGCACCACCAGCAGCGGCACCACCGGGTCCGACTCCTCCTGCTCGACCGCATAAGCAGCCCATGCCGCCGACGACTCCCGCACCTTCTGCACCGCCCGCCGCAACAGGGTCGTGTCGAACGAGCCCTCCTCGGTCGGGATCGTCAGCACGATGTCGTCCTTCAACAACCCCGACGCCTGCACCAACGCCGCGTCCACCTCCACGGGAGGCAACCCGGTGCGGTTGGTGGCTTTCTTCATGGCTTGGGTGAAGCGGTCCACCGTCGCCGAGATACCGAACACCACCGGCATCGGCGGAGCCCCCGACCCTCCGTTGATCAGGCGCTGGACGATGGTCTCTCGGTCCTTGCCCGCCTTCATGCCCCGGTGGGCCTCATCGAGCACGAAGTACAGCGTCCGGCCCTCGGCCTCGACGGTGTTGCGGATCACGTCATAGATCGTCTGCTGCACCATGTCTGGCGCCGGCTTAAACAGCCTCGGCTCGTTCGGGTTATCAGGCTCCGCCCCGCGCACCAGCCGTCCACCCTCACGCAACTTCTGGGCGTTGAGGAAGTAGACCATCCCCGGGGCGAACGTGGCCTGGGAGAAAGTGTTCTCGATCACCCGCAGCCGGGAGTCTAACTCCGACGCCGCCGCCTGAATCCGTGCCCGGGACTGCTCGTTCAGCGACGGGTCGTCGGAGAACCACAGCACCGTCGCGCCGGGGTCGGCCTCAAAGTCGAACTCGTCCGACCCGAAGAACAGCGCCTCGATCACCGCCGCCGCCATCACCGTCTTGCCCGCACCCGTCGTCGCCGCAAGCGAGAACTGCGACAGAGACCCGTAGCGGTGGAACAAGTCCCGCGCCTGCGTCAGCCGATTCAGAACGTCCGCGACGGCCTCAGCCTGGTAGTGCTTCAGCGTGTACCTCATGCCCCAGCCCTCCGGTTGATCGCGAAGTTGTGCAGGTACGACTCGTACAGCCTGACCGCCGTGACCCGCTCCGGCAGGTCCCGGCAAGCGTTCTGGAAGGCAGCGTCAGAGTCCGTCACCACGAAGACCGTCTCCACCGTCTCGACCTGTTCGATGCTCTCCAGGAAGTCCGGCATGTTGTCGATCTTCTCCACCACGCCGTATCCCTCGGCCACGTCCCAGCCGCGCTCGCCCAGGTCGGTGATGACCCGGCCTCGTGCCCCGGCCTTCAGCCACAACATCGGCGCGATCCGCTCGAACGCGCGGTGGTGCCGCACCGACAGCGGGTCCTCGTACGTCAGCGTTAAGAACGCGGCGTTCTCCTCGAAACCGTCCGACATCGGGAACTCGTCGGTGAACTTGTAGTCACCCTTGACCGGCGTCCCCTCAGGAGTCTTGCCCGTGATCGCCGCCGTGATACGCGGCTTGGTGATGTAGTCGCAGATGCCCAACGCTTCCCAATCGGCGTCGCCCGGACGCAGCCCCTGCTTGCGCAGCGCCTGCTGCTCCTCGGCACTCACCTCGTTGTTCGTCACCGAGATGCACTGACGGCGACCGCCGTCCTGCCTGTTCAGCCGCATGAGGGCATGCGCTGTGGTGCCGGAGCCGGAGAAGAAGTCGAGTACGACGGCATAAGGCTTGTCCTTGACAAAGAACCGGAGTGCATCTTCAACGGCATACAAGGACTTGGGGAATGGGAACTTGCGGTCCGGCATGAAGTTGAGCAACAGTCGGGTCCCATACTGAGTTGCGTCGTGCGACCCGATCCTCCACTGAGTGCCCGGAACGGTGTTTCTCTCGGCCAGTGCCAGCGTCGATGTTTCGACGGAGCCGTCGCTCCTCCTCCCGATCACCGTGTATACCCCCGCCTCGATCTTGGCTCTCTCACCTTCGGCCAGGTAGTAGATCGGGGTTGTTTCGCCCTTCACCGTTCCGATTCGGATGCAGCCAGCCTCTAGCACTTTTCGCACGGTCGCTGGTTTCAGCCGCCAGCGGCCCTCGGTTCCGTTCTGGCGGATGGGCCAGACTGCGAAAGTCCCCTCGGGAGCCACGGTGGCGTGCCGATCAGCGCCTACCCCGATTGGCTCACCAACGCTGTGGATGCTCTTGCCATCCAAGTTGATGAAGAACGGGTAGAAGGTTTCAGGGTGACCGGCTCTAGTCGGGCTTGATCCCGACTTGCGCAACAAGTCCCAACGAATCTCCCCCTTGTGAGTTCGGCCCGCAGTCGTGACCCACTCGCCAGGGAGAGGCAGGGGGCGAGCCCCCGCAGTTCCTTGCATGACGAAGAAGTAATACTCGTCTGACCTACCGAAGTAACCAGCGCGCGCTACAGCGGCGGGGTTGATCAGTGTGCTTACCATCTGGATTCGTGCAGCGGGAAAAGTCTGCTCCAGGAGCAGAGCAAGGCGAGCGTACTCCTTCTCGTCAATCGTGACGATGAGAACTGAATCGTCCGGGTTCAGCAACTCCTTTGCAATCTCCAGCCGTCGCTCCATGAAGGCGAGCCACTTGGAGTGCCGGTAGTCGTCGTCACTCGCCACGTAATCGTTGTTGTACTTCCAGTCCTTGGCTCCGGTGTTGTAGGGCGGGTCGATGTAGATGGCGTCGACCTTGCCCCGATGGGTGTAGGTCAGCATCTCCAGAGCGTGGTAGTTTTCCGCGTTGATGACCGTGTGGAAGGGCTTGTCCGGCCCACCGCGCTCGACCCGTCCCGTCTCCACGAGACCGGGGAAGATGCGGTCCTTGAACTCGGCCACGACCACGAGGTCGTCGCAGAGCACGACCTGCTTCTCGGGTTCCTCTGCGTCGATCTCGACCAGATGGGCCACCCGCTGACCGTCGACGCGCTCGATCCGCTCCACGAGCCACAGCCGCTGGTCACCCTTCGCGGTCTCGCCTCGGGGTGGGAGCACGCGCACCTTGTCGCCGCGTCGGATCGAGCGTCCGGGCAACTCCACCGCCTCGGGCTGGTGACGCTCGAAGACCAGGCCGAACTGCCGCCTCTTCAGCAGAGCCGACACTTCGGCTTCGAGATCGGCTCCCAGTTGCGGATCAGCCTTGCGCGCCTGGCGCAGCAGTTCAGTCAGACGTGACACGGAAGGGTCTCCTTCGGGGGACTTGCACAGAGCGGCCATG encodes:
- a CDS encoding site-specific DNA-methyltransferase — its product is MSRLTELLRQARKADPQLGADLEAEVSALLKRRQFGLVFERHQPEAVELPGRSIRRGDKVRVLPPRGETAKGDQRLWLVERIERVDGQRVAHLVEIDAEEPEKQVVLCDDLVVVAEFKDRIFPGLVETGRVERGGPDKPFHTVINAENYHALEMLTYTHRGKVDAIYIDPPYNTGAKDWKYNNDYVASDDDYRHSKWLAFMERRLEIAKELLNPDDSVLIVTIDEKEYARLALLLEQTFPAARIQMVSTLINPAAVARAGYFGRSDEYYFFVMQGTAGARPLPLPGEWVTTAGRTHKGEIRWDLLRKSGSSPTRAGHPETFYPFFINLDGKSIHSVGEPIGVGADRHATVAPEGTFAVWPIRQNGTEGRWRLKPATVRKVLEAGCIRIGTVKGETTPIYYLAEGERAKIEAGVYTVIGRRSDGSVETSTLALAERNTVPGTQWRIGSHDATQYGTRLLLNFMPDRKFPFPKSLYAVEDALRFFVKDKPYAVVLDFFSGSGTTAHALMRLNRQDGGRRQCISVTNNEVSAEEQQALRKQGLRPGDADWEALGICDYITKPRITAAITGKTPEGTPVKGDYKFTDEFPMSDGFEENAAFLTLTYEDPLSVRHHRAFERIAPMLWLKAGARGRVITDLGERGWDVAEGYGVVEKIDNMPDFLESIEQVETVETVFVVTDSDAAFQNACRDLPERVTAVRLYESYLHNFAINRRAGA